From the genome of Glycine max cultivar Williams 82 chromosome 2, Glycine_max_v4.0, whole genome shotgun sequence, one region includes:
- the LOC100527834 gene encoding uncharacterized protein LOC100527834 — protein MSSKPSNIVVQRNHQRKEKDTMMSLDHSKLKRELSNLSNEAYHVESSSIPFVWESQPGTPKVRFKENSLPPLTPPPSYFQNATKKATTKAKNKNSPKSSFLQTLFPKRATRKGGVPPQTGSQNIWSYSSNSPSSSSSSSSSSLSFSSPRPTSYSVPSSPMIHSRKGEEDEDLYEVSSSGLCFGNARSRGCYSSMFKKVLLGDFL, from the coding sequence ATGTCATCAAAGCCTTCTAACATTGTTGTACAAAGGAATCATCAGAGGAAAGAGAAGGACACAATGATGAGCCTTGATCATAGTAAGCTAAAAAGAGAATTGTCCAATCTCTCCAATGAAGCCTACCATGTTGAATCTTCTTCAATTCCCTTTGTGTGGGAATCTCAACCAGGAACTCCAAAGGTTAGATTCAAAGAAAATTCTCTCCCTCCTCTCACACCACCACCATCTTATTTCCAAAATGCTACCAAAAAAGCCACTACCAAGGCCAAGAATAAGAACTCACCTAAATCTAGCTTCTTGCAAACTCTATTCCCCAAACGTGCTACTAGAAAAGGTGGTGTTCCTCCACAAACTGGATCTCAAAATATTTGGTCTTATTCTTCTAATTctccctcttcttcttcctcttcttcgtcatcatctttgtcattctCTTCGCCACGGCCTACGTCGTATTCAGTGCCATCTTCTCCGATGATACACTCGCGGAAGggtgaagaagatgaagatctgTATGAGGTGAGTAGTTCGGGTTTGTGCTTTGGTAATGCCAGGTCAAGAGGGTGTTATTCATCCATGTTCAAGAAAGTACTGCTTGGAGATTTTCTGTGA